A single Opisthocomus hoazin isolate bOpiHoa1 chromosome 1, bOpiHoa1.hap1, whole genome shotgun sequence DNA region contains:
- the FAM168A gene encoding protein FAM168A, with product MNPVYSPVQPGAPYGNPKNMAYTGYPTGYPTAAPAYNPNMYPTSSPGYAPATLLMKQAWPQTSSSCATEGTFHLPVDTGTENRTYQASSAAFRYTAGTPYKVPPTQSNNAPPPYSPSPNPYQTAMYPIRSAYPQQNLYTQGAYYTQPVYAAQPHVIHHTTVVQPNSIPSAIYPAPVAAPRTNGVAMGMVAGTTMAMSAGTLLTTPQHTAIGAHPVSVPTYRAQGTPTYSYVPPHW from the exons GTTATCCGACGGGCTACCCCACCGCTGCCCCAGCCTACAACCCCAACATGTATCCAACCAGCAGCCCCGGCTACGCCCCAG CTACACTTCTGATGAAGCAAGCCTGGCCACAGACCTCCTCGTCCTGTGCCACGGAGGGCACCTTCCACCTCCCGGTGGACACCGGGACCGAGAACAGAACTTACCAGGCTTCTTCTGCAGCATTCA GGTACACTGCGGGGACTCCCTACAAGGTCCCACCGACCCAGAGTAACAACGCACCTCCTCCCTACTCGCCGTCTCCGAATCCGTACCAAACCGCTATGTACCCCATCAGAAGTGCCTATCCACAGCAGAACCTGTACACCCAG GGAGCTTATTATACCCAGCCAGTGTACGCGGCACAGCCTCACGTTATCCATCACACCACCGTGGTTCAGCCCAACAGCATCCCATCGGCCATCTATCCGGCCCCGGTCGCTGCGCCCAGGACCAACGGTGTGGCCATGGGGATGGTCGCTGGGACCACCATGGCGATGTCAGCAG GAACCTTGTTGACCACCCCACAACACACCGCCATCGGAGCACATCCAGTTTCCGTGCCAACATACAGGGCTCAAGGAACCCCCACCTACAGCTACGTACCTCCACACTGGTAA